The Paracholeplasma brassicae genome contains a region encoding:
- the rplB gene encoding 50S ribosomal protein L2, which yields MAVKQYKPTTNGRRNMSVLTFEEITTSTPEKSLLEPIKKNGGRNNQGKITVRHQGGGAKRKYRVIDFKRNKDVVVGNVATIEYDPNRSANISLIHYLDGEKRYIIAPKGLTVGMQVVSGERVDIKVGNAMPIMNIPVGTVVHNIELHPGKGGQLARSAGTSAQILGREERYVLVRLSSGEVRKILGTCRATVGEVGNESYELVNIGKAGRTRHMGVRPTVRGSVMNPNDHPHGGGEGKQPIGRKSPMSPWGKPARGIKTRDSKKASNDLIVRRRTK from the coding sequence ATGGCGGTTAAACAATATAAGCCGACGACCAATGGTCGCCGCAATATGAGCGTCTTAACGTTCGAAGAAATCACAACATCTACTCCTGAAAAATCACTACTCGAGCCAATCAAAAAGAATGGTGGACGTAATAACCAAGGTAAAATTACGGTCCGTCATCAAGGCGGCGGCGCTAAGCGCAAATATCGTGTAATTGATTTTAAGAGAAATAAAGATGTCGTTGTTGGTAACGTAGCAACAATCGAATACGATCCAAACAGAAGTGCAAACATTTCATTGATTCACTATTTAGACGGTGAAAAGAGATACATCATCGCTCCTAAAGGTTTAACAGTGGGTATGCAAGTCGTGTCTGGTGAAAGAGTCGACATTAAAGTTGGTAATGCAATGCCAATTATGAATATCCCAGTTGGTACTGTGGTTCATAACATTGAATTACACCCAGGCAAAGGTGGACAATTAGCAAGAAGTGCTGGTACATCTGCACAAATCCTAGGACGTGAAGAACGTTATGTTCTTGTGCGTTTAAGTTCAGGGGAAGTACGTAAGATTTTAGGTACTTGCCGTGCAACCGTTGGTGAAGTCGGAAATGAATCATACGAACTTGTTAACATCGGTAAAGCTGGTAGAACAAGACACATGGGTGTACGCCCAACCGTGCGTGGTTCAGTAATGAACCCTAATGACCACCCACACGGTGGTGGTGAAGGTAAACAACCAATTGGTCGTAAATCACCAATGTCACCTTGGGGTAAACCTGCACGTGGTATTAAGACTAGAGACAGTAAAAAGGCATCTAACGATCTAATCGTAAGACGTCGTACGAAGTAG
- the rpsJ gene encoding 30S ribosomal protein S10, translated as MAKEIIKIRLKAYDHRLIDQSAKKIIESVLKTGAKVHGPIPLPTEKEIFTILRSPHVNKDSREQFERRTHKRLIEILDPNAQTIEALMHIDLPSGVDIVLKK; from the coding sequence ATGGCAAAAGAAATCATCAAAATTCGTTTGAAGGCTTACGATCACAGATTAATTGATCAATCAGCTAAGAAAATCATTGAAAGTGTTTTAAAGACAGGTGCAAAAGTACATGGTCCAATTCCACTTCCAACTGAGAAAGAAATCTTTACAATCTTACGTTCACCACACGTGAACAAAGATTCTCGTGAACAATTCGAAAGAAGAACTCACAAGAGATTAATCGAAATCTTAGATCCAAACGCTCAAACAATTGAAGCTCTAATGCATATTGACTTACCAAGTGGTGTCGATATCGTATTAAAGAAGTAA
- the rplX gene encoding 50S ribosomal protein L24, translated as MNIKSGDTVVVIAGKDKFTVDKKGKKVQTTGKVIKAFPNEQKVLVEGVNKVKKHQRPTQQNEKGSIVEQEAPIHVSNVMILDPKKGVPTRVGYKMVDGKKVRYAKKSGDSLDK; from the coding sequence ATGAACATTAAAAGTGGAGATACCGTTGTCGTAATTGCTGGTAAAGACAAATTTACTGTCGATAAAAAAGGCAAAAAAGTACAAACAACTGGTAAAGTTATTAAAGCTTTTCCAAATGAACAAAAAGTTTTAGTTGAAGGCGTAAACAAGGTGAAAAAACACCAAAGACCTACTCAACAAAATGAAAAAGGTTCAATTGTGGAACAAGAAGCACCAATTCATGTATCAAATGTTATGATTCTTGATCCTAAAAAAGGTGTTCCAACTCGCGTTGGATACAAGATGGTAGACGGCAAAAAAGTTCGTTATGCTAAAAAATCAGGCGACAGCCTTGATAAATAA
- the rplD gene encoding 50S ribosomal protein L4, which translates to MPKLQLINQQGAKVNDLTLNDNVFGITPHQQALYDVVNAQRAAMRQGTHDVKSRAEVSGGGRKPWRQKGTGRARQGSTRSPQWRHGGIVFGPTPRSYAVKVNKKVGKLAIKSALSAHIARNQVMVVDKFELSAPKTKDFSVVLATMGINSKALIVSTSFSDNVALAARNLPGVTLALASHVSVYELLNCKQLVLTEDAVKYFEEVLS; encoded by the coding sequence ATGCCAAAATTACAATTAATTAATCAACAAGGTGCAAAAGTCAACGACCTTACATTAAACGACAATGTGTTCGGTATTACCCCACACCAACAAGCACTATATGATGTAGTAAACGCTCAAAGAGCTGCAATGCGTCAAGGTACTCATGACGTTAAGTCAAGAGCTGAAGTGTCAGGTGGCGGACGTAAACCATGGAGACAAAAAGGTACTGGCCGTGCGCGTCAAGGGTCAACACGTTCACCACAATGGAGACATGGTGGTATCGTATTTGGTCCAACACCAAGAAGCTATGCCGTTAAAGTAAACAAAAAAGTCGGAAAACTTGCTATTAAATCAGCTTTATCAGCTCACATTGCTAGAAATCAAGTAATGGTAGTCGACAAATTTGAATTAAGCGCACCAAAAACAAAAGATTTCAGTGTAGTATTAGCAACCATGGGCATTAACAGCAAAGCGTTAATCGTCTCAACAAGTTTCTCAGATAACGTAGCACTTGCTGCAAGAAACTTACCAGGCGTTACATTAGCATTAGCTTCACACGTTAGCGTTTATGAATTGTTAAACTGTAAGCAATTAGTTCTAACTGAAGATGCAGTTAAATACTTCGAGGAGGTGCTTTCATAA
- the rpmC gene encoding 50S ribosomal protein L29 gives MKATEIRKISTPDLNKRIEELKIELFNLRFQLAVGQLENTARISQVRKLIAQMKTIISERNE, from the coding sequence ATGAAAGCAACAGAAATCCGTAAAATCAGCACGCCTGATTTAAACAAACGTATCGAAGAATTAAAAATCGAATTATTCAACTTACGTTTTCAACTTGCAGTTGGTCAACTAGAAAATACCGCACGCATTAGTCAAGTAAGAAAATTAATCGCACAAATGAAAACAATCATTAGTGAACGTAATGAGTAA
- the rplV gene encoding 50S ribosomal protein L22, giving the protein MESKAIARTVRITPRKARLVIDLIRGVDVKEAQAILQYTPRAASPIILKVLNSAIANADHNYSMDTNKLYVKDAYVNEGVRMKRMLPRAKGQGDIIQKRTSHITVVVAERN; this is encoded by the coding sequence ATGGAATCTAAAGCTATTGCAAGAACAGTGCGTATTACGCCTAGAAAAGCTAGACTTGTTATTGATCTCATCCGTGGCGTCGATGTAAAAGAAGCGCAAGCAATTTTACAATACACACCACGCGCTGCCTCGCCTATTATTCTAAAGGTTTTAAACAGCGCAATCGCGAATGCGGATCATAACTACAGTATGGATACAAATAAATTATATGTAAAAGACGCTTACGTCAATGAAGGCGTACGCATGAAGAGAATGTTGCCAAGAGCTAAGGGTCAAGGCGATATCATTCAAAAAAGAACTAGCCACATCACAGTTGTTGTGGCAGAAAGAAACTAG
- a CDS encoding ROK family glucokinase, whose product MKYVFGIDVGGTSVKIGFLNEQGELLDRFSVLTDTSNHGDNILFDIANAIKAFIKEKNINETDILGFGFGLPGPVHNDFVVRCPNLGWDSVFMPEAFSAAYGKSVHVKATNDATAAAVGEYWQQEMNDDMVFFTLGTGVGGGIVINHKGVDGVHGAGAELGHIRVEHKHPIACTCGLDGCLETVASIRGVVGITRRLIKENKLETTLYDSDKLNPKVIFDAAKNNDPLALEVVEEVADYMGLACATIAVTVDPKIFLIGGGISNAGSILTTAIQKHYLKYAHFGVKDARFELAKLGNDAGMYGAAYLIISDNQ is encoded by the coding sequence ATGAAATATGTATTTGGTATTGATGTCGGCGGGACATCGGTAAAAATCGGTTTTTTAAATGAACAAGGGGAACTGCTCGATCGTTTTTCAGTGTTGACAGACACCTCAAATCATGGTGACAATATTTTATTTGATATTGCAAACGCGATTAAAGCGTTCATTAAAGAAAAAAACATCAATGAAACAGATATTTTAGGTTTTGGATTCGGGCTACCTGGACCAGTCCATAATGACTTTGTGGTTAGATGCCCTAATTTAGGTTGGGATAGCGTCTTTATGCCAGAGGCTTTTTCAGCTGCTTATGGCAAATCGGTTCACGTTAAAGCAACCAATGACGCGACTGCGGCTGCAGTTGGCGAGTACTGGCAACAAGAAATGAATGACGATATGGTCTTCTTTACCCTTGGTACAGGCGTTGGTGGCGGTATTGTGATTAATCATAAGGGCGTTGATGGGGTTCACGGCGCTGGGGCTGAACTTGGACATATTCGAGTCGAGCATAAACACCCGATTGCTTGTACGTGCGGCCTTGATGGTTGTTTAGAAACAGTGGCAAGTATTAGAGGCGTTGTGGGTATTACAAGACGTTTAATTAAAGAAAACAAACTAGAAACGACGCTCTATGACAGTGATAAACTAAACCCTAAAGTGATTTTTGATGCAGCTAAAAACAATGACCCACTGGCTTTAGAAGTGGTTGAAGAAGTAGCGGACTACATGGGACTTGCGTGTGCCACAATCGCTGTGACGGTCGATCCAAAGATCTTTTTAATTGGTGGTGGCATTTCAAATGCCGGTTCAATCCTAACCACCGCCATTCAAAAACATTATTTAAAATACGCCCATTTTGGGGTCAAAGATGCGCGTTTTGAACTAGCTAAATTAGGTAACGACGCCGGTATGTACGGGGCAGCGTATCTGATCATAAGTGATAACCAATGA
- the rpsC gene encoding 30S ribosomal protein S3, which translates to MGQKVSPTGLRIGVIRGWDAKWYADKKNVPALLKEDFEIRKFLKTTYSKAAVSQIEIERLKGKAKDRVKITLYSAKPGVVIGRDAETKNKAVKTLEYMTKKEVILNVVEVKRAELNAELVAQSIAEQLENRASFRRVQKIAIQRALKAGAKGVKTLVSGRLGGAEIARSEGYSEGRVPLHTLRADIDYATAEATTTYGKLGVKVWIYKGEILPGQKVRSEAAPRRPKRSKGGK; encoded by the coding sequence ATGGGTCAAAAAGTTAGTCCAACCGGTTTACGAATTGGTGTTATCCGTGGATGGGATGCCAAATGGTATGCTGATAAGAAAAATGTGCCTGCACTTTTAAAAGAAGACTTCGAAATCCGTAAGTTCTTAAAAACAACTTACAGCAAAGCAGCAGTTTCTCAAATCGAAATCGAACGTCTAAAAGGTAAAGCAAAAGACAGAGTAAAAATTACTCTTTACAGTGCAAAACCAGGTGTTGTTATTGGTAGAGATGCTGAAACAAAGAATAAAGCAGTAAAAACATTAGAATACATGACTAAAAAAGAAGTGATTCTAAATGTCGTAGAAGTAAAACGCGCTGAATTGAACGCAGAACTAGTTGCACAAAGCATTGCTGAACAATTAGAAAACCGTGCGTCATTCCGTCGTGTACAAAAAATTGCAATTCAAAGAGCTTTAAAAGCTGGTGCAAAAGGTGTTAAAACACTTGTTTCAGGTCGTTTAGGCGGCGCAGAAATCGCACGTAGCGAAGGCTACTCTGAAGGCAGAGTTCCACTACACACATTAAGAGCTGACATCGATTATGCAACAGCTGAAGCAACAACCACTTACGGTAAACTAGGTGTTAAAGTATGGATCTACAAAGGTGAAATACTACCTGGTCAAAAAGTAAGAAGCGAAGCTGCACCAAGAAGACCAAAGCGCAGTAAAGGAGGCAAATAA
- the rplN gene encoding 50S ribosomal protein L14, protein MIQQETRLNVADNSGAREVLVIKVLGGTRRRYANIGDVVVVTVKKATPGGIVKKGDVVKAVVVRTVSGLRRLDGSYIKFDDNAAVIIKEDLNPRGTRIFGPVARELRDKNFMKIVSLAPEVL, encoded by the coding sequence ATGATTCAACAAGAAACTAGATTAAATGTGGCAGACAATTCTGGCGCACGTGAAGTCTTAGTCATCAAAGTATTAGGTGGGACCCGCCGTCGTTACGCAAATATCGGAGATGTGGTTGTTGTTACTGTAAAGAAAGCAACACCAGGCGGTATTGTGAAAAAAGGCGACGTTGTTAAAGCAGTAGTCGTACGTACGGTATCTGGTTTAAGACGTTTAGACGGATCTTATATTAAATTCGATGACAACGCAGCAGTTATCATTAAAGAAGATTTGAACCCACGTGGAACCCGTATTTTCGGACCAGTGGCTAGGGAATTAAGAGATAAGAACTTTATGAAGATCGTTTCTCTTGCCCCAGAAGTATTATAG
- a CDS encoding putative PEP-binding protein has translation MTIKNINPGIAMGTCLVIDRQTQIKPPKKDLAHELNRYYQAKEEIITSLVQNQTANPHETEIKEVQLALIKDPVIEKEVVERIKRQDICALDSVDEIYEKYVQFLKQSQDDYLKERTLDFVDIKMRLINQMYDDVAEDNIDCHTILVSKHLYPSMILNMNALVKGVISFEGSSLTHSAILVREKNLPYMIVDSIDAKTGDYLIVDAFKGIIHINPSEEIIKQYMDKIYQTNQIEHVEYKRENYHLGLNISTKVDEQTLKSSNNDGVSLFRSEFLYLRHQTFPSRSEQHTIYEHLLKHAYPKEVVIRTYDIGDDKQLQTDQISTKGLNLYFNQYKEVFELQLDVLIDLYQTYDNLRILLPMVKDTSELRLVDEIVNDLKDNRKIPPIGIMLETKEAYEALESFKGVDFISIGSNDLGEALFHMKRDYIKDFNEYVELMAKPIKKINDFSKKHQIACTVCGGIAANSYGIKRLLELGVTSFGVPTAFINEANLAIQRHEKSIEKK, from the coding sequence ATGACCATTAAAAACATCAACCCTGGCATCGCGATGGGGACTTGTTTGGTGATTGACAGACAAACGCAAATTAAACCACCCAAAAAAGATTTAGCGCATGAACTAAATCGCTATTATCAAGCCAAAGAAGAAATCATCACATCGTTGGTTCAAAATCAAACAGCAAATCCTCATGAAACTGAAATAAAAGAGGTTCAACTTGCCTTAATTAAAGATCCGGTGATTGAAAAAGAAGTGGTTGAAAGAATCAAACGACAAGACATTTGTGCGCTTGATTCGGTTGATGAAATATATGAAAAATACGTTCAGTTTCTAAAACAGTCACAAGATGACTACCTAAAAGAGCGAACACTTGATTTTGTCGATATCAAAATGCGGTTAATAAATCAAATGTATGACGATGTCGCAGAAGATAACATTGACTGTCATACGATTTTAGTGTCAAAACACTTATACCCGAGCATGATTTTAAACATGAATGCCCTGGTTAAAGGGGTAATTAGCTTTGAAGGTAGTAGTTTAACGCACAGTGCGATTTTAGTGAGAGAAAAAAACTTACCTTATATGATCGTTGATAGCATTGATGCAAAAACGGGTGATTATTTGATCGTGGACGCGTTTAAAGGCATCATACATATTAACCCTTCCGAAGAAATCATCAAACAATACATGGATAAAATCTATCAGACAAATCAAATTGAGCACGTCGAGTACAAGAGAGAAAACTATCATTTAGGACTAAATATTTCGACTAAAGTAGACGAACAAACGTTAAAATCTTCAAATAATGATGGGGTAAGTCTATTTCGAAGTGAGTTTCTCTATTTAAGACATCAAACATTTCCAAGCAGAAGTGAACAACACACCATTTATGAACACCTACTTAAACACGCCTACCCAAAAGAAGTCGTGATACGTACCTACGATATTGGGGATGACAAACAACTTCAAACCGATCAGATTTCAACTAAGGGATTAAACCTCTATTTTAATCAATATAAAGAAGTGTTTGAATTACAACTAGATGTTCTAATTGATCTTTATCAAACCTACGACAACCTACGTATCTTACTACCGATGGTTAAGGACACAAGTGAACTTAGGTTAGTCGATGAGATTGTTAATGATTTAAAAGACAATCGTAAGATACCGCCGATTGGTATCATGCTTGAGACAAAAGAAGCCTATGAAGCGCTAGAATCATTTAAAGGTGTTGACTTTATTTCGATTGGCTCAAATGATCTAGGCGAAGCCTTGTTTCATATGAAGCGCGACTACATTAAAGATTTTAATGAATACGTTGAATTAATGGCCAAACCAATCAAGAAAATCAATGATTTTTCAAAAAAACATCAAATAGCTTGTACGGTTTGTGGTGGAATTGCAGCTAACAGTTATGGGATTAAACGATTACTTGAACTTGGTGTGACATCCTTTGGCGTCCCAACGGCATTCATCAATGAGGCCAATCTCGCGATACAAAGGCATGAAAAGTCCATAGAAAAAAAATAA
- a CDS encoding MarR family winged helix-turn-helix transcriptional regulator, protein MSRSKDVINELLVEVFNHILSIEGQTLRERGVKLSMSEVHVLEAISTSEIKTMGNVAKKLRITLGTLTTSIDVLVRKKYVVRSRAKDDKRKVILQLTDQALEVLRIHEKFHNEMVESLIVDLEVDKNEALIKSLENISEFFKQKY, encoded by the coding sequence ATGAGTCGTTCAAAAGATGTTATTAATGAATTATTGGTTGAGGTATTTAATCATATATTGAGTATTGAAGGTCAAACCCTAAGAGAGCGTGGGGTTAAATTATCCATGAGTGAAGTTCACGTTTTAGAGGCAATTTCAACAAGTGAGATTAAAACGATGGGAAATGTAGCAAAAAAACTACGGATTACTCTTGGTACATTAACAACATCTATTGATGTCCTTGTTCGTAAAAAATACGTTGTTCGTTCTAGAGCAAAAGATGACAAAAGAAAAGTCATTTTACAACTGACTGATCAAGCCCTTGAGGTTTTACGCATTCATGAGAAGTTCCATAACGAAATGGTTGAATCATTAATCGTTGACTTAGAAGTGGATAAAAACGAAGCATTGATTAAATCTCTTGAAAATATTAGTGAGTTTTTTAAACAAAAATACTAA
- the rplW gene encoding 50S ribosomal protein L23 produces MIKYYELIKAPIITEQSMKLVETQNTYTFKVDKKANKIEIKNAVETIFNVKVLRVNTINVLPKFKRMGKYEGYKSAYKKAVVKVADGQKIDAFNI; encoded by the coding sequence ATGATCAAATACTACGAACTTATTAAAGCTCCAATTATTACAGAACAATCAATGAAATTGGTTGAAACTCAAAACACCTACACATTCAAAGTAGACAAGAAAGCAAACAAGATTGAAATCAAGAATGCGGTCGAAACTATTTTCAACGTAAAAGTATTAAGAGTAAACACAATCAACGTATTACCTAAATTCAAGAGAATGGGAAAATACGAAGGTTACAAATCTGCTTACAAGAAAGCAGTAGTTAAAGTTGCTGACGGTCAAAAAATTGACGCGTTCAACATCTAA
- the rpsQ gene encoding 30S ribosomal protein S17, with translation MERNNRKVFTGTVVSNKADKTITVVVDTYKKHRLYGKRVKVSKKYHAHDENNICNIGDVVTIMETRPLSATKRYRLVDIITKSEAI, from the coding sequence ATGGAAAGAAATAATAGAAAAGTATTCACAGGCACTGTGGTATCTAACAAAGCAGACAAGACGATCACAGTGGTAGTTGACACATACAAAAAACACAGATTATATGGGAAACGTGTTAAAGTTTCCAAAAAATATCATGCACATGACGAAAATAACATCTGCAACATCGGGGATGTCGTAACAATTATGGAAACTCGTCCATTATCTGCGACAAAGCGTTACCGTTTAGTAGACATTATTACGAAGTCTGAAGCAATATAA
- a CDS encoding type Z 30S ribosomal protein S14, protein MAKKSMIAKQQRKAKFSTREYTRCSVCGRPHSVYQKFGVCRICFRELAYKGELPGVKKASW, encoded by the coding sequence ATGGCTAAAAAATCAATGATTGCTAAGCAACAACGCAAAGCAAAGTTTTCAACTCGTGAATATACCAGATGTTCTGTTTGTGGAAGACCACACTCAGTTTATCAAAAGTTCGGAGTATGCCGTATTTGTTTTCGTGAATTAGCGTACAAGGGAGAACTTCCTGGCGTTAAAAAAGCTAGCTGGTAA
- the rpsS gene encoding 30S ribosomal protein S19 produces the protein MARSVKKGPFCDDHLLKKVQLQKKAKENKVIQTWSRRSTIFPDFIGFTVAVYNGREHVPVYVTEDMVGHKFGEFAPTRTYRGHGADKKANKK, from the coding sequence ATGGCTCGTTCAGTTAAAAAAGGTCCTTTCTGTGATGATCATTTACTAAAAAAAGTTCAATTACAAAAGAAAGCTAAAGAAAACAAAGTTATTCAAACTTGGTCAAGACGTTCAACAATTTTCCCTGACTTTATTGGGTTTACTGTTGCCGTATATAATGGTAGAGAACATGTTCCTGTTTATGTAACAGAAGACATGGTTGGACACAAATTCGGTGAATTCGCTCCAACGCGTACTTACCGTGGTCATGGCGCTGACAAAAAAGCGAACAAGAAATAA
- a CDS encoding DegV family protein: MNKIGIVVCGNSGVDYLKLDYPVKVIHSILNLDGKEYEDFVDITAEEFYKKVVNEPDVSISTSQTPTGVIAQTYESLKDEGYTDIISIVISSKLSGTYQGAKLAGDMVDGINVCVIDSKSVAHGEYYLVRRAIEMIKLGHSVDEIEKDLLALRENIKIFVLVDTLKYLVKNGRLSVASGFLGSLLKIKPLLHITEEGALVPLEKIRTTSKARERLLELLQEQIKSLDVEVFIAYTNNLEDAKELKNKILANHPSIVVDLVPLTPVVGAHAGPGTIGVGYLKRS; the protein is encoded by the coding sequence ATGAACAAGATTGGAATCGTTGTATGTGGTAACTCAGGTGTTGACTATTTGAAGCTTGATTACCCGGTTAAAGTAATCCATTCAATATTAAACTTAGATGGAAAAGAGTATGAAGATTTTGTTGATATCACGGCAGAAGAATTTTACAAAAAGGTTGTAAACGAACCAGATGTTTCGATTTCAACCTCACAAACACCAACGGGTGTCATTGCACAAACGTATGAGTCATTAAAAGACGAAGGCTATACGGATATTATCTCAATTGTTATCTCATCGAAACTGAGTGGCACGTATCAAGGTGCAAAACTCGCAGGGGACATGGTCGATGGTATCAACGTTTGTGTCATTGATTCAAAGAGCGTGGCACACGGTGAGTATTATTTGGTCAGAAGAGCCATTGAAATGATCAAACTGGGTCATTCAGTTGATGAAATCGAAAAAGACTTATTGGCACTTAGAGAAAACATAAAGATTTTTGTCTTAGTAGATACCTTAAAATATTTGGTAAAGAACGGTAGATTATCGGTAGCAAGTGGATTTTTAGGTTCATTACTGAAAATTAAACCATTACTTCATATCACCGAAGAAGGGGCACTCGTTCCACTTGAAAAGATACGTACCACGTCAAAAGCAAGAGAAAGATTATTAGAATTACTGCAAGAACAAATCAAATCACTTGATGTTGAGGTATTTATTGCATATACTAATAACTTGGAAGATGCAAAAGAATTGAAAAATAAAATATTAGCTAATCACCCTTCAATCGTGGTTGATCTTGTGCCATTAACACCTGTTGTTGGTGCACATGCGGGACCTGGGACAATTGGAGTAGGCTATTTAAAGAGGTCATAG
- the rplE gene encoding 50S ribosomal protein L5, which yields MSSRLKEKYETLTKPELIKAFNYTTVMQVPKIDKIVINMGIGDAVANPKALDDAVEELAVITGQKPVVTKAKKSIANFKLREGMPIGAKVTLRGDRMYYFLDKLVSIALPRVRDFRGISKDAFDGRGNYTLGVKEQLIFPEINFDKVKKVRGMDIVIVTTAQSDEEGRALLTSLGLPFKK from the coding sequence ATGAGTAGCAGATTAAAAGAAAAATATGAAACCCTCACCAAACCCGAATTAATTAAAGCATTCAACTATACTACTGTGATGCAAGTGCCTAAGATTGACAAAATTGTAATCAATATGGGTATTGGCGACGCCGTTGCTAATCCAAAAGCACTAGATGATGCTGTTGAAGAATTAGCAGTAATCACTGGTCAAAAACCTGTTGTTACAAAAGCAAAAAAATCAATTGCAAACTTCAAATTACGTGAAGGTATGCCAATTGGTGCTAAGGTGACATTACGTGGAGATAGAATGTATTATTTCTTAGATAAATTAGTTTCAATTGCATTACCACGTGTACGTGACTTCAGAGGTATCTCAAAAGATGCATTTGATGGTCGCGGTAACTATACGCTTGGTGTCAAAGAACAATTAATTTTCCCAGAAATTAATTTCGATAAAGTGAAGAAAGTACGTGGCATGGACATTGTCATCGTTACGACGGCACAATCAGATGAAGAAGGTAGAGCATTACTAACTTCACTTGGTTTACCGTTCAAGAAATAA
- the rplC gene encoding 50S ribosomal protein L3, with protein sequence MAKGILGRKLGMTQIFNENGHLIPVTVIDIAQNVVLQQKTVETDGYVATQIGFEDKREKLSNKPEQGHVAKANTAPKRFIKEIRFDETQNELADLAVGTVVSGDIFQAGESIDITGTSKGKGFAGSIKRHNQSRGPMAHGSRYHRGPGSMGPIKGNMKGKNLPGHMGHETVTIQNLQVVAVDSERQLLLVSGSVPGPSKGFVVVKSAVKTKK encoded by the coding sequence ATGGCCAAAGGAATCTTAGGTAGAAAACTAGGTATGACTCAAATTTTCAATGAAAATGGTCACCTAATCCCTGTGACGGTTATCGATATCGCTCAAAACGTCGTCTTACAACAAAAAACAGTTGAAACAGACGGATACGTTGCGACACAAATCGGTTTCGAAGACAAAAGGGAAAAATTAAGCAACAAGCCAGAACAAGGGCACGTCGCAAAAGCTAACACAGCACCTAAGCGCTTCATTAAAGAAATTCGCTTCGATGAAACGCAAAATGAGTTAGCGGATTTAGCGGTAGGAACTGTTGTTTCTGGAGATATTTTCCAAGCTGGTGAATCAATCGATATCACTGGTACATCAAAAGGTAAGGGGTTTGCAGGTTCAATCAAACGCCACAACCAATCAAGAGGGCCTATGGCTCACGGTTCTAGATACCATAGAGGACCAGGTTCAATGGGACCAATCAAAGGGAACATGAAGGGTAAAAACTTACCAGGTCATATGGGTCATGAAACAGTTACAATCCAAAACTTACAAGTTGTTGCTGTGGATAGTGAACGTCAATTATTATTAGTTAGCGGTAGCGTACCAGGACCTTCAAAAGGTTTTGTTGTAGTTAAGTCTGCTGTTAAAACAAAGAAGTAA
- the rplP gene encoding 50S ribosomal protein L16 gives MLMPKRTKYRRPHRVSYEGKAKGNLEVLNGTWGLQATEGAWVTNRQIEAARIAMTRHMKRVGKVWINIFPHIAKTKKPLEVRMGSGKGAPDSWVAVVKTGKVMFEIGGVSDEIAKEALRLASHKLPVTTKIIRKVGDQ, from the coding sequence ATGTTAATGCCAAAAAGAACTAAATATCGCCGCCCTCACCGCGTTAGCTATGAAGGAAAAGCCAAAGGTAACTTAGAAGTATTAAATGGTACCTGGGGTCTTCAAGCAACTGAAGGTGCATGGGTTACGAACAGACAAATTGAAGCTGCTCGTATCGCGATGACAAGACATATGAAACGTGTTGGTAAAGTATGGATCAATATTTTCCCACACATTGCAAAAACAAAAAAACCACTTGAAGTCCGCATGGGTTCAGGTAAAGGTGCCCCAGATTCATGGGTTGCCGTAGTAAAAACAGGAAAAGTAATGTTTGAAATCGGAGGCGTTTCTGATGAAATTGCAAAAGAAGCCCTAAGATTAGCATCACACAAACTACCTGTAACGACAAAGATTATTCGTAAGGTGGGTGACCAATAA